The nucleotide window TGGGCGCTCACTGCGATAAAGGGAGTTGGCATTAACTTTGCTACAATGGTTTGCAGGGTCGCAGGGTTAGATCCATTCATGAAGGCCGGTTACCTAACAGACGAGCAGGTCAAGAAAATCGAGGAAATACTTCAAGATCCAGTGGCCCATGGAATTCCAAGGTGGGCAGTTAACAGGCCCAAGGATTATGAGACTGGCAGGGATCTGCACCTGATTACCGCGAAGCTTGACATGGCGATAAGGGAGGACATAATGAGGCTTAGGAGGATAAGGGCGTACAGAGGTATAAGGCACGAGCTTGGACTACCAGTTAGAGGTCAGAGAACTAGGTCCAACTTCAGGAGAGGTCAGACTGTTGGTGTAAGTAGGAAGAAGAAGTGAAGAAGTGGAGGTGTAGGGTATGGGTGATCCTAAGAGGCAGAGGAAGAAGTATGAAACTCCACCTCACCCTTGGATTAAGGAGAGACTAGATAGGGAAAGAGTCCTCATGGACAAGTACGAGCTGAAGAACAAGAAGGAGCTTTGGAAGCACGAGACCCAGCTCAAAAACTTTAGAAGAAGGGCAAGAAGATTGCTTGCTGCTAGAGGGAAGCAGGCTGAGATTGAGAGGGAGCAACTTTTAGCGAGACTAAAGAGACTAGGCCTCCTTCCAGAGGATGCGGTTCTTGATGACGTTCTATCATTGACCATCGAGGACATCCTTGAGAGGAGACTCCAGACCATAGTTTACAAGAAGGGATTAGCAAGAACTATGAGGCAAGCTAGGCAGTTAATAGTTCACGGTCACATAGAGGTTAATGGGCAGATAATAAGGTCACCTAGCTATCTAGTTCTCAAGGAAGAGGAAGACACGATAACGTATGCGAGAACTTCACCTTTTGCAAATCCACAACACCCTGAGAGGATGATGATCGAGAAGGCCAAGCAGGGTGGTGAGGCATGAGCGAGGAGCAGGTAAACATAAAGAAGAAGGAGAAGTGGGGTATAGCCCACATCTACTCAAGCTATAACAACACGATTATCCACATAACAGACATAACGGGTGCCGAAACTATAAGCAGGTGGAGCGGTGGTATGGTAGTCAAGGCCGATAGGGACGAGCCTTCACCTTACGCCGCAATGCTAGCCGCGAGGAGGGCTGCCGAAGAGGCATTAGAGAAGGGTATCGTCGGAGTTCACATAAGAGTTAGGGCCCCTGGTGGAAGTAAAAGCAAGACTCCTGGCCCAGGAGCTCAAGCGGCTATAAGAGCCCTAGCAAGGGCAGGACTTAAGATAGGAAGGGTTGAGGATGTAACGCCTATTCCACACGATGGAACGAGGCCAAAGGGTGGAAGGAGAGGAAGGCGTGTTTGATTCTCTTATCTTTTTAATTTGGAGGCGTGAGAATGGTCGAGATTAAGATTCTTAAAAAAACCGATGATTCAATAACTTTCATCCTTGAAGGTGTTGATGTAGCTTTTGCTAACGCCCTAAGGAGAACTATACTTGGAGAAGTTCCAACGTTTGCAGTCGATGAAGTTGAGTTTTATGAGAACGATTCTGCCCTTTTCGATGAGATAATAGCTCACAGGTTGGCAATGATTCCACTGAAGACCCCAGTTGATAGGTTCGAGCTCGATGCCCTCGAGCTCGATGATTACACTGTAACCCTATCATTAGAGGCCGAAGGCCCAGGAATAGTTTACTCTGGCGATTTAAAGAGTGATGACCCAGATGTAAAGCCAGCAAATCCTGATATACCAATAGTTAAACTTGCGAAGGGTCAGAGATTGGTATTTAATGCATTTGCAAAGCTAGGAAGGGGCAAGGACCATGCAAAGTGGCAGCCTGGATTTACCTATTACAAGTACTTTACGAGGATCCACATAAGCAAGGAAATCGAGGGTTGGGAAAAGTTAAAGAAGCTCGCCAAGAAGAGGGGTCTCCCAGTTAAGGAGAATGAAAATGAGGTTATAGTCGAAACCATAAAGCCATTCTACATCCCTAAGGAATTCGAAGAGTACGAAGGAAAGGGTATATGGGAAGAAATAGTGCCCAATACCTACGTCTTTGTAGTTGAAACGAATGGAGAACTCCCCGTTGAGGAGATAGTTAAGATAGCCCTTAAGATATTAATGAGGAAGGCCGATAGATTTATAAATGAGCTCCAAGGATTAGCTGGTTGACCGAGCGGGGGTTGCCGAGCCTGGCCAAAGGCGCGGGATTTAGGGTCCCGTCCCGTAGGGGTTCCGGGGTTCAAATCCCCGCCCCCGCACCATTTATTCACGCTCACCCCGCCCTTGTCGGTTTCCCTGCGGCGCGAGAATTAAACTCTAGAAGGGGGAATTTCGCATGAAGAGGACTGGTCCAACTGATCCGAACCTTAGGAGGCTCATTCGTTACCTCAGGAAAAAGTCTAATGAAGAGAAAGTTAAGATATGGAAGGACATAGCTTGGAGACTTGAAAGACCAAGGAGGCAGAGGGCCGAAGTAAACGTCAGCAGGATAAACAGGTACGCGAAGGATGGAGACATGATAGTGGTTCCAGGGAGCGTTCTTGGGGCCGGCAAGATAGAGAAGAAGGTCATTGTAGCTGCTTGGAAGTTCAGTGAAACTGCAAGGAGAAAAATCGAGGAGGCCGGTGGGGAGGCCATAACGATTGAAGAGCTAATTAAGAGGAATCCAAAGGGAAGTGGAGTAATAATTATGGAGTGATGCACTATGAGGATAATCAACGCTGAAGGTTTAATTCTCGGGAGGCTCGCTTCTAGGGTTGCAAAGATGCTGCTAGAGGGAGAGGAAGTTGTAATAGTCAACGCTGAAAAAGCCGTAATAACAGGCAATAGGGAAGTTATCTTCAGCAAGTATAAGCAGAGAACCGGGCTAAGAACTCTAACCAACCCCAGGAGAGGTCCATTCTATCCAAAGAGGAGCGATGAAATAGTAAGGAGAACGATAAGAGGAATGCTCCCATGGAAGACGGACAGGGGAAGGAAGGCCTTTAAGAGGCTAAAGGTTTACGTTGGGATTCCAAAGGAGTTCAAGGACAAGCAGCTTGAGACCATCGTTGAGGCCCACGTTTCGAGGTTATCGAGGCCGAAGTACGTTACCGTTGGTGAGGTTGCTAAGTTCCTGGGAGGAAAATTCTGAGTTTGAGGTGGTGTAAATGAGGATCATCCAGACTACAGGTAAGAGGAAGACCGCGATTGCGAGGGCAGTAATTAGGGAAGGTAAGGGTAGGGTTAGGATCAATGGGAAGCCCGTTGAACTAGTGGAACCTGAAATTGCAAGGTTCACTATCCTCGAGCCCCTAATCTTGGCAGGCGAGGAGATCTGGAACAGCGTTGATATCGATGTTAAGGTTCAGGGTGGAGGCTTCATGGGACAGGCCGAGGCCGCTAGGATAGCTATAGCCAGGGCGCTGGTAGAGTGGACCGGGGACATGAACCTGAAGGAGAAGTTCATAAAGTACGATAGAACAATGCTCGTTGGAGATCCAAGAAGGACTGAGCCTCACAAGCCCAACAGGTCAACCAAGGGACCAAGAGCAAAGAGACAGAAGAGTTATCGTTAATTTTAAAAACTTTTTATAATTCGAAGACAAGTGGGGGTCAAGCCTTGATAGTCCCCGTTAGGTGTTTCACCTGTGGAAAGGTCATAGGGGATAAGTACTACGAGTTTAAGAGAAGGGTTGAAGCCGGGGAGGATCCCGAGAAGGTGTTGGATGATCTGGGCCTTGAAAGGTACTGCTGCAGGAGAATGCTCCTAAGTCACGTGGAACTTATTGACGATATAATGCACTACCGCGTCTACTAAAAACATCCTTTCTTTATTTAGGCGGGGCCGTGGGGTAGCTTGGCTATCCTCCCGGCCTGGGGCGCCGGTGACCCGGGTTCAAATCCCGGCGGCCCCACCAAAATATTGAGGTGAGGCGGCGTGTTCAAGTACACGAGGTTTGAAAAAGCTAGGATTATAGGGGCGAGGGCCCTCCAGATAGCTATGGGAGCTCCAGTGCTTATAGATGTCCCAGAGGGAATAACACCCCTTGAAGCCGCAATAATGGAATTCGAAAAGGGAGTTATTCCAATAACAGTGATTAGGCCGAGCTGATGGGTAATGAGCGTGATACAGAATATAATCGGAAGGGTGGTCGTTTTAAGGGGTGGGATGTACTCAGTTGAAGTTGATGTAGCCACGGATGAAGGTTTTGGGAGATTCGCTTCTCCCATTGAAGAGAACCCCATGCTTCACATAGCCGAGGCTAGAAGGGCGGTTAGCGAGGTTGATGAGATAATAGGGCCCGAACTTATAGGATTCGATGCAGTGGAGCAGGAGTTAATAGACAGCTATCTCTGGGAAATAGATGGGACTGAGGATTTTAGTCATATAGGTGCAAACACGGCATTGGCTGTCTCTATTGCTATAGCTAGGGCAGCTGCAAATTCCAAGGATATGTCCCTTTATTCCTACATTGGGGGCACCTTTGCAACTGAACTTCCAGTTCCGATAATTCAGTTTGCGAGCGACGAAAACTTCGAGTACTATATACTCGTCAGAGATTTGCTTGAGGTTACCGACATAGTTGACGCGGTGAATAAAATAATATCCGAAGTCGGCAACAAGGTTTCAATTGAAGAATTGTCTAAGGCATCAGAAAGCGTTGGGATGGAGCTTGGGTTGGAGGTTGCGCTTGGAATTAAAATGAAGAGGGAGCTTGAGATTGAAGACGTTCTCAACATAGTCGAGGACAACAATGTTGCGTACATTAAACCCCTTGGTCCTCCAGAGTTGTTCCTTGAGCTGATAGCTGGCACCCATGGAGTTTTCATCGATGGGGAGTACTTGTTTAGGGCAAACAATATTTTAGATAGGAGGTACTACAATGCACTATCAATAAAACCTATAAACCTTGGCACGCTCACCGATTTGTACAACTTCGTGAACGATGTGAAGTCCGAAAAAATAACCCCAATTTTGGCCGAGGCGAAGTATGAACCCGCCGATGATACGTTCCCACATCTCGCCCTGGGCCTTAGGTGCCCGGCCATGCTGATAAGCTGGAACTCGGTGGAAAAGATTAATGAGCTTAATAGGATTGCTGAAGAGCTCGGAGAAAGGGGTAGGATAATAACGTTTGAGGAGTGAATTGGAGGTGGTAAGATGGCTGATGAGTATTTAGTTCCACTTGACCAATACCTTGCGGCCGGAGTGCATATAGGGACTCAGCAGAAGACGAAGGACATGAAGAAGTTCATATACAGGGTTAGGCAGGATGGCCTCTACGTTCTCGACGTTAGGAAGACGGATGAGAGGCTTAAGGTGGCAGGAAAGTTCTTGGCTAGGTTCGATCCACAGAGCATCTTGGCCGTGAGCGTTAGGCTCTACGGCCAGAAGCCCGTTAAAAAGTTTGGTGAAGTTACCGGAGCTAGAGCAATACCCGGCAGATTCCTTCCAGGAACGATGACTAATCCAGCGGTTAAGAACTTCTTCGAGCCAGACGTGATAATTATAACCGATCCTAGGGCGGATCACCAGGCAATGAAGGAAGCGATTGAGATAGGTATTCCAATAGTGGCCCTCGTAGATACCGAGAATTTACTTAGCTACGTAGACCTTGCCATCCCAACAAACAACAAGGGAAGAAAAGCTTTAGCTTTGATTTACTGGATTCTCGCGAGGGAAATCCTGTACAACAGGGGAGAGATCTCAAGCAGAGAGGAGTTCAAGATACCCGTTGAAGAGTTCGAGATGAAGATAGTAAGGAGGTAGCTTTATCTTTCCCTTTTCCAATGTTTTTTTGGGATGTAGATGCTGGTCTGCACTAAATGTGGAAGAACTTTTGATGAGAAATTTCTGCTAAGGTGTACTTGCGGAGGGACATTGCTCGTTAAGAGGCACTACACAAGCTTCTCTCCCAGGAATTACTTAGACATGAGACGGTACATCGATTATCTTCCAGTGGATTCAGTTTTCCTTCCAAAGTTGACCCCGGCAATAACCCCCATAGTTAAGGACTCCGAAGATTTATACCTAAAACTCGATTACCTCCAGCCCACGGGATCTTTTAAGGATAGGGGAACCTACGTGACGATTGCAAAGCTTAAAGAGGAGGGGATTAATGAAGTTGTCATAGATAGCTCTGGAAATGCCGGTATAAGCTTAGCAGCTTATGGTCTCTCCGAGGGGATAAAGGTTCACGTTTTTCTCTCCTACGATGCAAATAAGGAAAAGATATCGCGATTAAGCGCTTTGAACGCCAAGCTACATTTCGTCGATGGGGATAGGATGAAAGTTCATGAAGAGGCGATAAGGTTCTCGAGAGATGGGAATTTAACTTACGTTTCGCACTGGATGAATCCCTATTTCTTGGAAGGAACTAAAACGATAGCCTTTGAGATATATGAGCAGATAAAGCTCCCTGACTATGTATTCATTCCAGTTGGTAGTGGGACGGCATTCCTGGGGATATGGAAGGGTTTTAAGGAATTAATTGAAATGGGGGAAATTGAGTCGATGCCTTCACTTGTAGCGGTTCAGGCAGAGGGGTTTGAGAGCCTCTGCAAAAGGTCTAAAAGGAAAAACACATTGGCCGATGGGATAGCAATTCCCGAACCCCCGAGGATAGAGGAGATGAAGCAAGCTATTAAAGAGAGCTCAGGTTTTTGCATAAGCGTTGGAAAGGAAGAAACCCTAGCTTCCCTTCATTGGTTGAGGAAAAGGGGTATTTTAGTTGAAGGAACTTCGGCCGTCACTCTAGCGGCGTACTGGAAGGCTAAGGAACTAGAACTAATAGATGGGGTTTCCCTCTTGATACTAACTGGTTCGGCTAAGAATTTTTAGGTTAAATTGGATATAGCTTTAGGGGTGGGCTAGAATGATTAGGTATCCAGCCGTCGCTGGTCAATTCTATCCAGAGGGCGAAACTCTAGTTGAGATGCTAGAAGAATTTTTCAGGGATTTAGGTGAGCAGGGGAATTCAAGGAAGATAACCGCGGGAGTTGCACCTCACGCTGGCTATGTATTCTCCGGCTATACGGCCTCTAGAACTTACAAGGCAATATATGAGGATGGCCTTCCTGAAACTTTCGTAATATTTGGCCCTAATCACACGGGTCTGGGCTCGCCGATAGCGGTGTATCCAGAGGGAGATTGGGTTACACCCCTAGGAAAAGTTAAGATTGACTCTGAGTTAGCTAAGGAAATAGTTAAGCTCTCTAAAATTGCCGACTTGGATGACTTAGCGCATAAGTACGAGCACTCGATTGAGGTTCAATTGCCATTCATCCAGTACATAGCAGAGAAAGCTGGCACTGATTTCAGGATAGTCCCAATAACCCTGGGCATACAAGATGAGGATGTCTCTGAAGCCCTTGGAAGGGCGGTTTTCGAGGCGGCTGAAGCCCTTGGGAGGGACGTAATCGTTATAGCGAGCACTGACTTTATGCACTACGGTAGCTTCTATGGCTACGTGCCATTTAGAGGAAGGGCAAATGAATTGCCCAACATGGTCAAAGAGTGGGACATGAGGATCATAAGGAGGATCCTTGATTTCGACCTTAAGGGGATGTTTGAGGAGATTAGGGAAATGGATCATACGATGTGCGGACCGGGGGGAGTTGGAGCTGGAATAGTTTACTCGAGGCTCATGAATGCTAGAGAAGCCGAGCTCCTACACTACACTACCAGCTTCGAGGTAAGTAGATCTACCGACGCCATAGTTGGGTACGCTAGCATAGTAATGAGGCGTTAGTTATGCTCAACTTCCTTAAAATTTTAGCAATTCTCTCCGACGAGATAGCCGTCTTAGTTTTCTTCCTTCTAATTTTGCCTGAACTTGGATTTAACATCCCATTAAAACTTGTTTTAATCCTAGTGTCAATCTTGGTGCTAAAGGATGCCCTCTTGATAAAACTCTTTCTCGATGTTTTGAAGAAGAAGCCCGAAGTTGGCATTGAGGGACTTATAGGGGAGAGGGGCATTGTCGTTGAAGATTTAACACCAGAAGGCATGATTAAGGTCAGAGGAGAGCTCTGGAGGGCCAGGGCAATAAGTGGAAGTATTAAGAAGAGGGAAGCCGTGAAGGTGATTAGGGTTGAGGGGAACATCATGATCGTTGAGAGGTGGTGATTATGCCAAGGTTAGTGCTGGCGTCAGCTCCAGCAAAGATAATACTCTTCGGGGAACACAGCGTTGTGTATGGAAAGCCTGCCATAGCATCTGCTATTGACTTGAGAACTTACGTTAGGGCGGAGTTTAATGATTCGGGAAATATAAAGATAGAAGCCCATGACATAAAAACCCCTGGGCTAATAGTTTCTTTTTCAGAAGACAAAATTTACTTCGAGACTGACTATGGAAAGGCAGCTGAAGTGCTGAGTTACGTTAGACACGCCATAGAGCTCGTCCTTGAAGAGGCTGATAAGAGGACTGGGGTCAGCGTTTCAATAACGTCTCAAATTCCAGTAGGTGCTGGCCTAGGTTCTTCAGCTGCCGTCGCCGTTGCTACCATCGGTGCCGTCTCCAAGTTACTTGACCTCGAGCTTAGTAAAGAGGAGATAGCTAAGATGGGCCATAAGGTTGAACTCCTGGTTCAGGGAGCTTCGAGTGGCATAGATCCGACGGTCTCGGCAATAGGAGGGTTCTTGTACTATAAGCAAGGTGAATTTGAGCACCTACCATTCGTGGAGCTTCCAATAGTAGTTGGATATACCGGCTCAAGTGGCTCCACAAAGGAATTAGTTGCGATGGTTAGGAGAAGGTACGAGGAGATGCCCGAGTTAATTGAACCCATTCTAGAGTCAATGGGTAAGCTCGTGGATAAAGCTAAGGAGGTAATAATATCTAAGCTCGATGAGGAGGAAAAGTTCCTGAAATTGGGAGAGCTCATGAACATAAATCATGGCCTTCTCGATGCCCTAGGTGTTTCAACCAAAAAGCTAAGCGAACTCGTCTATGCCGCTAGAACTGCTGGAGCAATTGGAGCCAAGCTAACGGGGGCTGGGGGAGGTGGATGCATGTACGCTTTAGCTCCTGGGAAGCAGAGGGAGGTTGCTACGGCCATAAAGATAGCTGGCGGAACTCCCATGATAACGAGGATAAGCAAGGAGGGGCTTAGAATAGAGGAGGTAAGGGAATGATAATAGTTAAAATAGGGGGTAGTGTTTTAAGCAATAAGAGGAAGGAGTTCAGCTTTAGGGGAGACGTAGTTAAGAGGATAGCCTACGAAATCTCCAGGTTTTATCCAGAAGAGAAATTCATAGTAGTTCACGGTGGAGGTAGCTTTGGTCATCCTTTGGCTAGAAAATTTAGAATAAGGGAGGGGTTAAAGGGGTATGGAAGTAGGCATGGTTTCATAGTAACTCACCTCGCGATGCTAGAATTGGCATCCAAGGTTACGAAATGCTTTCTAGAGAATACCCTTCCAGCATTCCCGATATCTAGCTCATCGATATTCGTAACTAAAGAAGGCAAGATTGTAGCCTCTTCACTATTAACAGTTAAGGAAGCCCTCTCCAAGGATTTCATTCCCCTGCTTTTCGGTGATGTCTCCTTCGACACATCTAAGGGGATAGAGATAGTCTCTGGGGACGAGATAATACTCCATCTAGCAAAGGAATTCAGGCCGGAGAAAGTTATATTTCTGATGGATGTGGATGGAATTTACGACAGGTTCCCAGGAGGCAAGCTGATTGAAAGGTTGACTAGCAAGGAAATAGAATCAATGTCCCTAAGCGGCTCATCGGGAATAGATGTTACTGGAGGAATAAAGAAAAAGCTTGAGGTCGCTAGAGAGCTCGTGAGGTACACGAATGAAGTCTGGTTCGTTAACGGTTTGGTTAAGGACAGGCTCAGCATGGCGATTGTGGGGAATGGAATTGGAACGGTTGTCCAATCTTAGTTAACTCACACCTTTCCCTTCATCCTCTCCTGAAGTTCGTAAAGCTGGGCTATTCTCTCTATCGTATCTGCATCCTCTGGACCCTTATCCTCTCTCAGGGCCACGTACCTTGGGAATCTCAATGCGAACCCGCTCCTGTACTTCGGACTCTTCTGGATTTCTTGGTATGTTACCTCTATAACGACCTTTGGTTGAATCCAGACCCTCTTCCCTTCCTCCTTTATTATGAGGGGCTTTAGCATCTTGGTGAACTCCACTAAGTCATCATCAGTGAATCCACTTCCAACCTTTCCAACCTCCAAGAATTCACCAGTCTCGGGATCGTACGCTCCGAGGATGAAAGAACCGAGGAGATGGGCCCTTCTTCCTTCTCCCCATTCTGCCCCTATTATCACAAGGTCTAAATTCTCCATTGTCGGCTTTATCTTGAGCCACTTCTTACCCCTGTTACCGGGCTCGTAAACTGCATCCAACCTTTTGGCCATCAACCCTTCGTGTCCCATCTCGAGGGCTCTCTTGTAGAACTGCTCGGCCTCCTCAACATTCTTGGTTATCAAGTTCTCAGCGATCTTAACTTTTCCATTCGTCTCTACGATCTCCTCTAGCTTCTTTCTCCTCTCCATGAACTTTGTGTCTATCAAGCTTACCCCATCAACATATAGCACGTCGAAAAGATTCAACTCGAGAGGTATCTTTTCCATCATCTCCTCGATGTTGTACTTCCTTCTAAACCTCCTGAGAACGTATTGGAACGGGAGTGGTCTCCCATCTTCTCCGATAGCGACTAATTCTCCCTCTACTATAGCTTTTGTAGGTTTTAGGGCTTCTTTTATCGCCTCAACGATTTCGGGTATTGCCCTAGTCACATTTTCGAGTCTCCTCGAGTAAATTGTAACTTTCTCTCCGTCTTTGTGAACTTGAACCCTAGCTCCATCGTACTTTATCTCAAACTCGGCTTCCCCACCCATCTCAAGAAGGGCCTCTTTTATATTGGCCGCCTGTTGGGCTAGCATGGGCTTTATTGGCTTACCAATCTGAATTGTCACCTTAGCTAATCCATCATTACCCTCAGTTTTGGCAATTTTTGCGACGAATCCAAAGTCGCTAGTTAGCATGTAAGCCCTCTCAACGAGCTCAACTTTGACGTTAAATGCTAGGGATATCGCATCCCTGAGCAGTCCCTCGGCTACTCCAGTTCTCATCGTTCCGAGCACCGTTCTCGCTATGTACTTAGCTTCAATAGGCTCAGCATCCATGAACAGGTTTGCAAGGTACTTCATCTTCTTATCCTGGCTCCCTTCACCAGTTGTCTCGGCAACTTTGACGAGGGTTTGGTAGACCCTCTTAATCGTTAAGGGTTGCGAGAAGAAGCTCTTTTGTTTCCTCTTCTTTACGGCTAAAGCTATGCTTTCACCCAAATCACCCGTATCTTTTACCGAGTTTTCTATCTCCTTGGAGTCTATTCCCGTCGCCATAGATACTGCCTTTATCAATAACTTTTCACCCACTCCAAGCTCCCTTTCATCCCACTCGGGGAAGACGTCGCCAAGGATTAAGTAGGGGATGAACTCGAGATGATCCTCCGGAACCTTCTTGAGAAAGTCCGCAACAAGCCTCGTTTTAATAAGCTTCATTGTTGTTTTTTCTAACTTCTGATAAAGTTGGGCCAGCTCTATGTACCTCATTCCCGCTCCCCAACAATAAAAATGGAAGAAAAGTTAAAAATCTATTTCTTTTCAACTATAACTTCTGTGGGAGTTAAATTCGTTAAATTATCGCTAACTGGACATCTTTCTTCAACTTTCTTAAGCCATTCTTTGAGCTTTTCCTCATCGACGTCCGCCTTTACCCTTATAATTGCCTTTACTGACTTAAAGCCTGCCCTCTCTCCATCAAGCCCCATAAACTTCGCTGGGTTAAATATTCCGGTAACTTCAATTTCGAGCTCCTCTATGTTAAATCCCATATCCTTTGCAACCATGTGACCAACTATATTGAGGCAGCCTGCAAGGGCGGCAAGGGTATAGTCAAGGGGACACGGGTGCTCTCCACCTAGCTTGTCCACCATTATCTCAAAGTTTTCTGTTTTGACGAGCGTTTTGGTGGGTGATACAGCCTTTCCAACGACTCTAATCTCAAGGTCTTTGTACTTTGCCATCTTATATCCCTCAAAAATATCTTTGGAATTCTGTCTAAAACGGTTTCTAAAACCAAACGTTTTCATCTCTTGGGATAACATTTTTATTGAAAGCCGAGGATATATGGCGGGAGTATTCATGAGGTTAGTTGGTGAGCACAAGGCTAAGAAGGGGCTTATAAGGATTGAGATTGAGGAAGAAAACGGGATAGCAAGGAAGGTCATGATATCAGGTGACTTCTTCATATATCCTGAGAGCGTGGTGGACGAACTAGAAAAAACCCTTGAAGGCGTTAGGGTTGAGGATATCGAGGGTAAACTTGATGAGTTCTTCTCCATAAGGCACGACGTTGAAATGCCGTATATTTCGGTGGAAGACTTCAAAATAGCAATAAGAAAGGCATTGGAGGAACGTAAATGAGGAGGAACTCTACAATTTTTATCCTCCTCCTCGTGACGTTCATCGTTGGGACACTAATCGGTTGGGGAATAGCTAAGGTCAATCCTGAGCTTGCCAAAAATACTTACATGATCCTTAGGCGAATACTTGGGGGAGGGGAACTTCCTCAGGGGTTCAAGCTGTTCATGCTGATATTCCTGAACAATACTAGGGTTGCAGTATTAGTAGCGTTTGGGGCCCTGCTCTTTGGAATAATACCGTTCTTGGTTTTGCTCCTCAATGGTATGATCGTTGGACTCGTTGTTGGTCACGTGATGATTAGTGAGGAAGTTCCATTTTCAAAAGTTCTACTTTCCATACTTCCTCATGGAGTCGTTGAAATACCTGCATTTGCTGTTGCTGGAGTTGGAGGAATAAACTGGTTCCTAGAGTTAATCCATGGTGAGGGGAATTTTGGTGAGAGATTTAGAAGAGGGTTTAGAAAGATGTTAAAATTTCTGATACTGTCCGTGGTTCTCCTGTTTATAGCTGC belongs to Pyrococcus abyssi GE5 and includes:
- a CDS encoding mevalonate kinase gives rise to the protein MPRLVLASAPAKIILFGEHSVVYGKPAIASAIDLRTYVRAEFNDSGNIKIEAHDIKTPGLIVSFSEDKIYFETDYGKAAEVLSYVRHAIELVLEEADKRTGVSVSITSQIPVGAGLGSSAAVAVATIGAVSKLLDLELSKEEIAKMGHKVELLVQGASSGIDPTVSAIGGFLYYKQGEFEHLPFVELPIVVGYTGSSGSTKELVAMVRRRYEEMPELIEPILESMGKLVDKAKEVIISKLDEEEKFLKLGELMNINHGLLDALGVSTKKLSELVYAARTAGAIGAKLTGAGGGGCMYALAPGKQREVATAIKIAGGTPMITRISKEGLRIEEVRE
- a CDS encoding isopentenyl phosphate kinase — protein: MIIVKIGGSVLSNKRKEFSFRGDVVKRIAYEISRFYPEEKFIVVHGGGSFGHPLARKFRIREGLKGYGSRHGFIVTHLAMLELASKVTKCFLENTLPAFPISSSSIFVTKEGKIVASSLLTVKEALSKDFIPLLFGDVSFDTSKGIEIVSGDEIILHLAKEFRPEKVIFLMDVDGIYDRFPGGKLIERLTSKEIESMSLSGSSGIDVTGGIKKKLEVARELVRYTNEVWFVNGLVKDRLSMAIVGNGIGTVVQS
- a CDS encoding ATP-dependent DNA ligase gives rise to the protein MRYIELAQLYQKLEKTTMKLIKTRLVADFLKKVPEDHLEFIPYLILGDVFPEWDERELGVGEKLLIKAVSMATGIDSKEIENSVKDTGDLGESIALAVKKRKQKSFFSQPLTIKRVYQTLVKVAETTGEGSQDKKMKYLANLFMDAEPIEAKYIARTVLGTMRTGVAEGLLRDAISLAFNVKVELVERAYMLTSDFGFVAKIAKTEGNDGLAKVTIQIGKPIKPMLAQQAANIKEALLEMGGEAEFEIKYDGARVQVHKDGEKVTIYSRRLENVTRAIPEIVEAIKEALKPTKAIVEGELVAIGEDGRPLPFQYVLRRFRRKYNIEEMMEKIPLELNLFDVLYVDGVSLIDTKFMERRKKLEEIVETNGKVKIAENLITKNVEEAEQFYKRALEMGHEGLMAKRLDAVYEPGNRGKKWLKIKPTMENLDLVIIGAEWGEGRRAHLLGSFILGAYDPETGEFLEVGKVGSGFTDDDLVEFTKMLKPLIIKEEGKRVWIQPKVVIEVTYQEIQKSPKYRSGFALRFPRYVALREDKGPEDADTIERIAQLYELQERMKGKV
- a CDS encoding OsmC family protein, with the translated sequence MAKYKDLEIRVVGKAVSPTKTLVKTENFEIMVDKLGGEHPCPLDYTLAALAGCLNIVGHMVAKDMGFNIEELEIEVTGIFNPAKFMGLDGERAGFKSVKAIIRVKADVDEEKLKEWLKKVEERCPVSDNLTNLTPTEVIVEKK
- a CDS encoding lipoate protein ligase C-terminal domain-containing protein, which codes for MRLVGEHKAKKGLIRIEIEEENGIARKVMISGDFFIYPESVVDELEKTLEGVRVEDIEGKLDEFFSIRHDVEMPYISVEDFKIAIRKALEERK
- a CDS encoding stage II sporulation protein M, translated to MRRNSTIFILLLVTFIVGTLIGWGIAKVNPELAKNTYMILRRILGGGELPQGFKLFMLIFLNNTRVAVLVAFGALLFGIIPFLVLLLNGMIVGLVVGHVMISEEVPFSKVLLSILPHGVVEIPAFAVAGVGGINWFLELIHGEGNFGERFRRGFRKMLKFLILSVVLLFIAALIEAFITPRLIGLA